Sequence from the Penaeus vannamei isolate JL-2024 chromosome 25, ASM4276789v1, whole genome shotgun sequence genome:
ttaatatatatgtatatatgtatatgtatatgtatatatacacacacacacacacacacatatatatatatatatatatatatatatatatatatatgtatatatatatgtttatatatatatatatatatatatatatatatatatatatatatatatatatatatatgtatatatatatgtatatatatgttttatatatatatatatatatatatatatatatatatatatattatatatttctgtatatatgtatatatgtatatatatatatatatatatatatatatatatatatatatatatatatatatatatatatatatataaaatatatatacatatatagacatatatacagatatacatacatatatatagatatatagatatacatatatacatatatacatcatatatatatatatatatatatatatatatatatatatatatatatatatacatatatacatcatatatatatatatacatcatatatatatatatatatatatatatatatatatatatatatatatatatatatatatacatatatatatatatatatatatatatatatatatatatatatatacatatatatatatatatgtatatatatatatatatatatgtatatatatatatatatacatatatatatatatgatctatatatgtatatatgatctatatatgtatatatgtatatctatctatctatctatctatctatctatctatatatatatatatatatatatatatatatatatataaatatatatatatatatatataaatatatatatatatatatatatatatatatatatatatatatatatatatatatatatatatatatatatatatatatatatatgcacatgtgagggagagagaaagagcaagatgcATATCTAATTGTTGTACTctttaaaaagaaatacatacaacAAACATCATACTGATCTCCCatagtgaaaaaaaatcatttaaaaatacAAGGACTTTGCTTCAGATTCCTTCAgcatatttttgtatttcattactTGTGAAGACTTTTTtacttcattcttcccttcttcctaagCTAATAAAAGTAAGGCTTACACTGCATACAAACAGGAGGTAAATATATCCATATTGGTCTGACAAAGTGGCTGCTATTCATGTACTTTGGAAGCATCCTCTGCGTATCAGGCTTGTCATGAATTTGTGATGAGTAAGTAAATTTATTTAGAATATGTGGGCTGCAGAaaatagacacagaaagaaagcatTAGTGTGTGCACCTACccatttacattatatacactGACTTACAAAGAGCAAGTGTACATGCCTAGGTGTGTCTGCATATCCTTGTGTGTCTGCACGTGCAACAGAGAATGATAGTACAGGAATACACCTATCTGGGCTTTATTGCTCCTGAGTGTTGTTAGAAAACATGTGTGTAATCAAAAACAGGTTTGTTAAATAAACTTTGGGACAAATATCTTATTCAACTGAACCTTATCGTCTCATTAGTGCAGAATATCATACACAAAGTGTTGCAAACTTGGCATAaataatatttgtgtatatagtcAAAGAGCAATAAAACCTAAAACTAAATTCATAttatcactcactcacatacataatcACTAAcaaatgtacatttacacacaaactcattcactctctctctaacacacacacacacacacaactcattcactctctctctaaaacacacacacacacacacacacacacacacacacacacacacacacacacacacacacacacacacacgcacgcacgcacgcacgcacgcacgcacgcacgcacgcacgcacgcacgcacgcacgcacgcacgcacgcacgcacgcacgcacgcacgcacgcacgcacgcacgcacgcacactcactcactcacgcacactcactcactcccgcacactcactcactcacgcacactcactcactcacgcacacacactcactcacgcacacacactcactcactcacacacacacattcactcactcactcattcattcactcactcattcattcactcactctctcacacactcactcactttctctctgtaagggtgaggataacccaagttacctcatccttttgagatgtaattttacttttgtctcaataaacatgtcaaaaaagtctctctctcacacactcactcactctctctttcatatgtgtgtgtatgcccttgtgcatgtaagtgtgtgtgtgcttatgcgtgtgggcgagcgagcgagctagtgagagtgcgagagtgcgagagtgcgagagtgagtgtgcgagagcgagagcgagagagagagcgagagagagagcgagagagagagagagagagagagagagagagagagagagagagagagagagagagagagagagagagagagagagagagtgagagtgagagtgagagtgagagagagagagagagagagagagagggagagagagagagagagagagagagaggtgcgagagcgagagcgagagaggagagaggaagagagagagagagagagagagagagagagagagagagagagagagagagagagagagagagagagagagagagagagagagagtgagagtgagagtgagagagagagagagagagagagagagagagagagagagagagagagaatgagagtgagagtgagagtgagagtgagagtgagtgtgagtgagtgagtgtgagtgagtgagtgagtgagagtgagtgagagtgagagtgagcgagtgtgtgtgtgtgtgtgtgtgtgtgtgtgtgtgtgtgtgtgtgtgtgtgtgtgtgtgtgtgtgtgtgtgtgtgtgtgtgtgtgtgtgtgtgtgtgtaagtaaatgagAGCAAGAGTCCGAGTGTATATGCACACGTGTATACaactgcatgcatacatatatgtgtgcatgtgtatatgcatttgacCATCTTTGTGTATCACTTACAGGGTCTTTTCttttaaggaaaaaataaataaataaataaaaataattataagaggCACAAGCATCCTGAGAAAGGTCACTAAACAGGCTGCCAGAAGTTCTAACACAAAACACCAGGAAACAAACTGCACACATTGCATAGTAAGAGACATACttcaatatatcaataataaatatatttttgtttttaattatcatttccaaGCAAGTTTTTCATTTAACATCAGCACACTTCCAGGCCTTCCCCCACATGTTATCAACATACACTCACGTATCAGGTATCAGAAGATACATATTTGAGTACTATAGCATACACATCAGTAATTTTAACTAGAACATATGCAGAACAAAAAGGTGTAATACAAAAGTTGAGAATTAAAACAATACTTTACAAAAAAATATGGTTTAATAGATTATTATGCTGTTAAACCAAGTCAAAATGCAGAGCAAACAAAAAATCTGGACTACTTAATTGCTTTTGCACTTATGCTAtgccatacacaaacacccattcCAGGCTTTGGTAAACTAGGCATCATTCTACATGAAATAATGAACATACTTCACACAAGTTCATGTCTTCATAATGTCTCATCAAAAGCCTTTTGTATCTCAATTTTCAAGAGATAATTTTATTGATAACTTTTTTTATGACTGACTTAAAACCCTCCCAATTTTAAATAATTTCTCACAACTTGCCATATACTTCCTAACAGAATACACAATTACCACCGAGAATTATTTTAAACATAGCTAAAGTTTCTCTGGTAACAAAATGCATATTTTAAACTTTCcatatttgttctttttctttctctgctgaaAGCTGATGACTGCTTTTaattttatcagttattattgttattattactattatatataaaatcttgCTCTTCTGTCCAATCCCTAGCTATAATATATGAACATTAAATCACATATATGAATCACTAATACACTTTGTACATAGGATTCTCTCTTTTTGAATGAATACAGTATTTACACAGGTCAGTAGTATTCTAAAATTCTAAAAGtttacaaataaatcaataattactTTTTCCTCATGAAGTGGCTACAACACCAGAAATAAAACATAAGAGATATATGAAATTTATTTCATATCTCCGATGCCCAGTTCAGCCCAAATGGCATGGATAATtagtattaaataataataataatccttggGAATAAGTGCAATCTGTACATGAGATTGGGATAGTTTCCATTTTTTAGGGTTTTCTGTATCAAATTTTAAATACTGAAAAGGTGGGAAATTGTTACAATACAGTATCATTTTTGTATGCTACTGTAATATTATCCCATGGCCCTACTACTGAAAATACAAATTTGGcacatttcccccctttttttctctcccttttcaccatcattaatgtCACAGAGGTATTTAAAAAAGGATTGATAAAATCTGAATGAAGTGAATAATTAGTGATTTATCTTAATTTAATTACTTTCTGGAtcacaatacaaatgataacaataatatgtacatatagaaaatTTTTTCACACACCACTCCCCACACTGAGGTCACCAATGTGGCAACTACTGACGGAGGAGCTAGTGACCGCCAACTTTGCTTCTAGGTCTCAGGTACTGTACTTCAGTTGCAACGCCTTGCTACCAAAGCAAGCATATCTATCCAGTCCTATATGGACGATGGACAGAGATGATAAACAAGTAATTTTGTAGTTCAGGAAGGAGACAATCCccacagaaagtgaaagaaagggggatTTGTGTAATAAGGCAAGAGAAATACAACAAAATTATGACAAGAAAGCAAAGGTAAATCACTTATTAACTTATGAAGTTCAGACAgtggattttttccccttttctctattattatttttctctctcattaattATCTTTCTGAATGATTAATTATGTTCAGAATTTAATGTTAGAGAGACAGGTAGCACATTTTGGCTGTTAATTCAATATCTATTTAGTTTTCACTGCTAGAATCActgcttgaggaggaggaggaggagtcacttgaggaggaggatgaagaggaggaggaggatgaagaagaggaggaacgttGCCGCTGCACTGTCACCACAGGTGAAGGTTGCTggtcattttcataattgctgTAGTACTCGTACAGATCGGCATGTGGTTGGTGCTCCTCCTGCAGcggctgttgctgctgttgctgcactACTGGTGGTTTGTGAATGGTTTTCAGAGTAGTTGTACACTCAGGACAATACCAATTCCCTTCTGGTGCAGCCATGATACCAACACACTCAAAGTGAAACCACTGATAGCGACATGATGGATTGTCACATCCTATCATGTCTGAGACCTCATCATAAGGACACTGGCAGATACAGTAAAGGGTTTCATCTGCATCTAATCTTCTCATGTTGTCTGGGACTGCctttttccttcctatcttcttcctctttttcatggGCAACTCTTCTGGATTGTTGGTTTTGGATAtaacctttttcctctttttactaaCAGCAGCAGGTGCTGGTGTTGTGGCAGCATCATTGTGAGTGGCTGGCATGTAAATGCTTCTCAGAGAATTCTCTGGGACTTTATGCTTCCTGTGTCTGGCTGGATGCACATTGTCCAAGTGGTACTGCAAGGCTTCTAGGGAATGCCAGGGAGATGCACCCTCACAGTATGGGCAATCATAGCTCAATGTCTGACTCTTTGTAGCTTTGTGTACCATGAAAAAGTGGAGACTCAGCACTGTCCATGACTCAAATGCTTTGTAGCAAAAATTACAGATGTAGGCATCATTCACTCGTACATGGTCAAACATGGTATGTGTGTCACTCAAGTGCACAACTAGATCTACAATTTTGTTTAGCCTAGGTCGTCCCTCACAAACACGGCAGACTATCTCACCACCAACATTGAGGGCACGCTGAGCTTTGTGAGCATAGTAGAGATGGAAATAGTAGGCACCATCTTCACGGAACACCAGCCCACACAGACACCGAAATGTTCCATTGGGAAGCATTGACCGCTGATGGTAGGCCAAATGATGATCATTGATATCATCTGCTGAAGAAAATGAGTATTTACAAAATGCACATGAAGTAAGACCTAAATTCAAAACTAACTGCGGATGAACCAGGTACATGTGGAGAAGCTTTCCTGCAGAGTCACTCCAAGTCTGATGGCATGGCCCACAGCGTACCCCAACTGCCCTGTCCATGATCTGAGCCATTTCTTCCCGAACCACAGGTGAAGTCTGATTTTCCTCCACTGCCCCACCAATGGCACCTACAACTCCACTAGAGCTGTCTACAAGGTTTTTTCTCCTCTGTTCAGTGTGACTCCTCTGTATATCTAGTTGATGGCTTTCAAGCTGTGCTTCTTGTTCTGGCAATGGATCTGGAGATGGTGACAAGGAATCTACTTTATTTGCTATTTGTGTTCCTGTCACTGCAGCTGCTGCCACTGTCACTGCTGCTGCCTTCTGTTGCCGGCTTGCCTGCCTCCCACCTGCAGATCTCTTCTGTGATGCTGGTGCCACATCACTCTCTGAGTCTGAGGTCTCTAAGTCAGATTCTGTCATGGCTAGCATCACAAGCCGTGTCTGAAACTCCTCCTCAGCtgccttgtcatcatcatcctgctTGTTAACACGACTGTCTttatcctcatttccctcacaaTCAGAAGTCTCTGATTCAGAATCACTTGCATTCTTTGGCACAGGGGGTCTGTCAACGGAAGACCTGTGTTTGCGACTTTTGTACTTGCTCAGGTCTTCACTGGAGTCAGACTGGTAATTAGCAGTTTGGTGATCAGAGGCAAGATGCTTTGCTAGAAGGTTTCTGGACACAAAAGATTTGGGACACCGCTGACAACTGTGTGGTCGTTCTCCTGTGTGAATTCGTACGTGTACTCGCAATCTCGAACGGGTACTGAACCTGTCACCACAATGCTCACACTTGTGAGTTAACTGTTTCTTGTGTATGTGGAGGACATGCTGGGTAAGGGAAACTTCTGAAGTGAAACATTTCCCACAGTGTGGACAAGTCTGTGGGTTGTGCTTCCACTCTTTGTGTTTTACAAGATGATGATCACGCACAAACTTTTCTCCACAAACATCACATTCAAACTTTTTCTCGAGTTTACAGAGGTTATAATGGAGTTGTCTGGACTTTTCTTGCTTAAACCTCTTCCCACATTTGAAACAAGGGTAAGTGTAGCCCATTGATGGTGGGGAAGTTCTTGCTTCAAGCACCACCATTGTCTTTTGCACTCCATCTGGTGTAGCTAAAACAATGGGTCGTGCTTCACTGGGCAAGTGAGATAAGTGGAAGGAGTGGACCAGGAACTCATTGAGAGCACCTTGAAACCCTCCACATGTACAATTTACCTGAGCTTGTGGGTGAGCCTCCTTCACATGATCACTAAGGCGAGGGAGCAGCACACTCACACCACATCCCACACACTGACCATTAAATTTGTCATTCAGGTCCTGTAAAATATTTTCTGCCACTGAAGCTTCATCAATATCTGCATTCTCTCCCAGTCCTTTGGGTGGTGGTTTTggctcacctctccttcccaccttctctttgATGTTACCCTTCTTCTTGGGGAtattttctatctcctgaatagcTTGTGATCCTGGGTCTGGTTTGGGAGTGGCTTGCTCAACAGGTGTTTTGGATTTACTTACATCATTGGTTTGTTGCAGCTGTTCTGTGATGGCCTCTGTCATGGTGCGGATTGTGTGCGCCACAACACTGTTTAATGCATCAACCAGCTCAAAAGTTGGTGTGCTTCCATCTTTATTAGCCTTCTTATCCTTGGCAGTTTTTGTTGCTACTACCTTAGCTTTAGCTACACTGCTAACTTCAGCTTTTGAGGTAGATACAGAATCAGCATTAACTTCACTTGGTTTGGTAGCAGTTTCCACATTAGGGGCTATATGGTAGCTGGGTGGACTGGAGATGTTGGAGGTGGGACTATGAGGATAAGACTCTCTAGGTGAGCTGGGTGAGGCTGCAGCAGTATCAATTTGCAAGGGTGGCTCACTCCCACTGTCTTCTTCACTGTCATCATTTATCTCATCACCTTTACATGCTTCATCCTCAAATGAGGTCACAGGTGGAGCAATCACTCTGCTTgcattttcctctgtctctttcttagtTGTATCAGGCATTTCAGGATTCTCTGCATTGCATTTCAGCTTTTGATTTTTCAGAGCCTTTGCATCTTCTGTGACTGTATTCAGCTCCTTCTTTGTAGTGGCTGGTGACCCATGGTCAGTGGTGGGTGTGGTTGACTTGTGAGGTGACATGGACACTGTGCACAGGGAGCCACACCAACCTTGGGCAGCCTCCTCATCCTCACATgccatcctctcctccacctgctcctgaATGCTGCGAGTCTCTGGCTCCACTGTCTCTTGGCTCAGAATAGGAGAGGTCTCCATCAGAGAGGATATGCTCATAGATGGATCACACTTGGCAATGATGCCACCATGCTGCCCAATGCCCACCAGCATCACGCTTCCATCCACCTCACTCATCTGGCCAAGTTGAGAAGACTTCTGTTGCTGCTTGTGCTTCAGCCGGGTCCAGAGAGCATCCCAAGAGCGCAGACCATGGCAGGTGGTGCGGTGCTGCTGCAGTGAAGCATCTGTGATGGCATGGGCAGGGCAAGCCAAGCAGGCAAGAGTATGTGAAAGAATCTGATGACAAAAGAGTGACAGTCGGTCCTTGAAAACCTCACTTAACTCACATTTTGGGCATTTACCAGGGAGTTTTGAATATTTCAGGTTTGGTTTTAAGGTCTGTCTATGTTTTGGGGACTCCATAATGTGTGTGTAGAGAAGGCTTGAATGTTGTGAAGTGACATTGCAATGATGGACAGGACAACGCCAAGGAGGGCCAGACTGACAACGCTGTATCCCAAGGTGGCAGTGGAGACACACGGGTGATGGGTGAGAATCAAGATAACGAAGTTTCAGGGTTGTTGAGcatccacacacaacacaagTTATCCAAACCTTAACAGGGAAGGCAGGCCTTAGATGGTGACCTGAGTGAACTAAAGAAAATATTTCACCTGTGTGACTGTGCCAGGATGAGTCTAACTTGAGGGCATCTTGAGACATGAGc
This genomic interval carries:
- the LOC113825654 gene encoding uncharacterized protein isoform X2, whose translation is MRTERPRKSRHSSGKAHGGGRGGREGRSPYQEGGQSRKLLLPPTSAGSGDEDDVGEARKPRPPPLPDIMHDWEIIVKSLKANERREKQEVSKGSSTSGETKSARQRRQESRSTEEPVSTNRKLDFSGEQRVLPAEASKPSNSTFEADSDKENSRLTEKPAASCPDSTEDNNDNQIQPPVPAASPGEMSDSSSEQNSQTTDLLGNLNSDVEKQKVGNINIVNKKSTKSSADRRTEGESDECDEEKSKSGERTPRKGEDRLKRGGKQNTPKISMGRGNTVDSVSPSDSEGRSQGSYPVRRLSKSFHQEEVSASPVGKRKTSVDGSKEDICVKNTEESTKSITNDSRRTSSDSVVSNMTEDDRSDKKGAVENNTTFKPSELVEDFSDLSKVSHKKKRQRTGESMSPQQSQKDEVKDSQKVISETKRCEEGSEEKVKNIDKEGDIGVQSLPLLTRRKSNFDNDKQVMHNTENGYETKGNKHKSSEEGTSTQAEENTKSIEMKAEKAIANEEGEVEDEKFLGFSQETESQICADAVKENCVIEEKRKSECDLEITIAELNSQNKSDLNEVAIQNREQVELALKREQFMEGTIGGKTIISQEDFEHLFGSAEEDDRFTCNFEGFQSIVSKDGWLVNDSMEDEVNDESFEGFTSEGVQNLLENKKVCTESCTVPGAGELEVRTVIRNACHACQLVFDSPQEWQQHHRIGHKRIYECVFDEGYCKESKGAVQYHAHLWEHHGALVKKMLEDLANDVAMSSLAGSPSTCAQPCRVCLCLLSQPTCQLHELLVHGLGSSMLPLGSSSLQATVWWTGRGLAWTCHQCCSSSGNQNAQYFLMTCAPHAFPKILANHRVNVHLLADTLLHGWWLLLQLLLTLPPAARSSMATMLVLGLQNNPLFASCLLCKRSLAFIVSPQLDKPRGLCKACNAVVKESNACWYHCGFSQPSSQSALAAHLMAHHKKELAGGWCVLCGQWSHSLLSHVFGHSFLKVNTLHFPCHFCHDALVGQDFLSWVVHSWTTHVFPCPFPTCIMNHGEGQDDKMKGRTVLATADLLLSHIKTNHLPGDGALSLDEVSVILQWIRGGQGGLLMSQDALKLDSSWHSHTGEIFSLVHSGHHLRPAFPVKVWITCVVCGCSTTLKLRYLDSHPSPVCLHCHLGIQRCQSGPPWRCPVHHCNVTSQHSSLLYTHIMESPKHRQTLKPNLKYSKLPGKCPKCELSEVFKDRLSLFCHQILSHTLACLACPAHAITDASLQQHRTTCHGLRSWDALWTRLKHKQQQKSSQLGQMSEVDGSVMLVGIGQHGGIIAKCDPSMSISSLMETSPILSQETVEPETRSIQEQVEERMACEDEEAAQGWCGSLCTVSMSPHKSTTPTTDHGSPATTKKELNTVTEDAKALKNQKLKCNAENPEMPDTTKKETEENASRVIAPPVTSFEDEACKGDEINDDSEEDSGSEPPLQIDTAAASPSSPRESYPHSPTSNISSPPSYHIAPNVETATKPSEVNADSVSTSKAEVSSVAKAKVVATKTAKDKKANKDGSTPTFELVDALNSVVAHTIRTMTEAITEQLQQTNDVSKSKTPVEQATPKPDPGSQAIQEIENIPKKKGNIKEKVGRRGEPKPPPKGLGENADIDEASVAENILQDLNDKFNGQCVGCGVSVLLPRLSDHVKEAHPQAQVNCTCGGFQGALNEFLVHSFHLSHLPSEARPIVLATPDGVQKTMVVLEARTSPPSMGYTYPCFKCGKRFKQEKSRQLHYNLCKLEKKFECDVCGEKFVRDHHLVKHKEWKHNPQTCPHCGKCFTSEVSLTQHVLHIHKKQLTHKCEHCGDRFSTRSRLRVHVRIHTGERPHSCQRCPKSFVSRNLLAKHLASDHQTANYQSDSSEDLSKYKSRKHRSSVDRPPVPKNASDSESETSDCEGNEDKDSRVNKQDDDDKAAEEEFQTRLVMLAMTESDLETSDSESDVAPASQKRSAGGRQASRQQKAAAVTVAAAAVTGTQIANKVDSLSPSPDPLPEQEAQLESHQLDIQRSHTEQRRKNLVDSSSGVVGAIGGAVEENQTSPVVREEMAQIMDRAVGVRCGPCHQTWSDSAGKLLHMYLVHPQLVLNLGLTSCAFCKYSFSSADDINDHHLAYHQRSMLPNGTFRCLCGLVFREDGAYYFHLYYAHKAQRALNVGGEIVCRVCEGRPRLNKIVDLVVHLSDTHTMFDHVRVNDAYICNFCYKAFESWTVLSLHFFMVHKATKSQTLSYDCPYCEGASPWHSLEALQYHLDNVHPARHRKHKVPENSLRSIYMPATHNDAATTPAPAAVSKKRKKVISKTNNPEELPMKKRKKIGRKKAVPDNMRRLDADETLYCICQCPYDEVSDMIGCDNPSCRYQWFHFECVGIMAAPEGNWYCPECTTTLKTIHKPPVVQQQQQQPLQEEHQPHADLYEYYSNYENDQQPSPVVTVQRQRSSSSSSSSSSSSSSSSDSSSSSSSSDSSSEN
- the LOC113825654 gene encoding uncharacterized protein isoform X1 → MDHSYVSRQIPPVDQEAASSIPRSPVGRRAGRPRSVSESGHSQSSGSDVSARLALLATPGRTASNNLHDAQSMRTERPRKSRHSSGKAHGGGRGGREGRSPYQEGGQSRKLLLPPTSAGSGDEDDVGEARKPRPPPLPDIMHDWEIIVKSLKANERREKQEVSKGSSTSGETKSARQRRQESRSTEEPVSTNRKLDFSGEQRVLPAEASKPSNSTFEADSDKENSRLTEKPAASCPDSTEDNNDNQIQPPVPAASPGEMSDSSSEQNSQTTDLLGNLNSDVEKQKVGNINIVNKKSTKSSADRRTEGESDECDEEKSKSGERTPRKGEDRLKRGGKQNTPKISMGRGNTVDSVSPSDSEGRSQGSYPVRRLSKSFHQEEVSASPVGKRKTSVDGSKEDICVKNTEESTKSITNDSRRTSSDSVVSNMTEDDRSDKKGAVENNTTFKPSELVEDFSDLSKVSHKKKRQRTGESMSPQQSQKDEVKDSQKVISETKRCEEGSEEKVKNIDKEGDIGVQSLPLLTRRKSNFDNDKQVMHNTENGYETKGNKHKSSEEGTSTQAEENTKSIEMKAEKAIANEEGEVEDEKFLGFSQETESQICADAVKENCVIEEKRKSECDLEITIAELNSQNKSDLNEVAIQNREQVELALKREQFMEGTIGGKTIISQEDFEHLFGSAEEDDRFTCNFEGFQSIVSKDGWLVNDSMEDEVNDESFEGFTSEGVQNLLENKKVCTESCTVPGAGELEVRTVIRNACHACQLVFDSPQEWQQHHRIGHKRIYECVFDEGYCKESKGAVQYHAHLWEHHGALVKKMLEDLANDVAMSSLAGSPSTCAQPCRVCLCLLSQPTCQLHELLVHGLGSSMLPLGSSSLQATVWWTGRGLAWTCHQCCSSSGNQNAQYFLMTCAPHAFPKILANHRVNVHLLADTLLHGWWLLLQLLLTLPPAARSSMATMLVLGLQNNPLFASCLLCKRSLAFIVSPQLDKPRGLCKACNAVVKESNACWYHCGFSQPSSQSALAAHLMAHHKKELAGGWCVLCGQWSHSLLSHVFGHSFLKVNTLHFPCHFCHDALVGQDFLSWVVHSWTTHVFPCPFPTCIMNHGEGQDDKMKGRTVLATADLLLSHIKTNHLPGDGALSLDEVSVILQWIRGGQGGLLMSQDALKLDSSWHSHTGEIFSLVHSGHHLRPAFPVKVWITCVVCGCSTTLKLRYLDSHPSPVCLHCHLGIQRCQSGPPWRCPVHHCNVTSQHSSLLYTHIMESPKHRQTLKPNLKYSKLPGKCPKCELSEVFKDRLSLFCHQILSHTLACLACPAHAITDASLQQHRTTCHGLRSWDALWTRLKHKQQQKSSQLGQMSEVDGSVMLVGIGQHGGIIAKCDPSMSISSLMETSPILSQETVEPETRSIQEQVEERMACEDEEAAQGWCGSLCTVSMSPHKSTTPTTDHGSPATTKKELNTVTEDAKALKNQKLKCNAENPEMPDTTKKETEENASRVIAPPVTSFEDEACKGDEINDDSEEDSGSEPPLQIDTAAASPSSPRESYPHSPTSNISSPPSYHIAPNVETATKPSEVNADSVSTSKAEVSSVAKAKVVATKTAKDKKANKDGSTPTFELVDALNSVVAHTIRTMTEAITEQLQQTNDVSKSKTPVEQATPKPDPGSQAIQEIENIPKKKGNIKEKVGRRGEPKPPPKGLGENADIDEASVAENILQDLNDKFNGQCVGCGVSVLLPRLSDHVKEAHPQAQVNCTCGGFQGALNEFLVHSFHLSHLPSEARPIVLATPDGVQKTMVVLEARTSPPSMGYTYPCFKCGKRFKQEKSRQLHYNLCKLEKKFECDVCGEKFVRDHHLVKHKEWKHNPQTCPHCGKCFTSEVSLTQHVLHIHKKQLTHKCEHCGDRFSTRSRLRVHVRIHTGERPHSCQRCPKSFVSRNLLAKHLASDHQTANYQSDSSEDLSKYKSRKHRSSVDRPPVPKNASDSESETSDCEGNEDKDSRVNKQDDDDKAAEEEFQTRLVMLAMTESDLETSDSESDVAPASQKRSAGGRQASRQQKAAAVTVAAAAVTGTQIANKVDSLSPSPDPLPEQEAQLESHQLDIQRSHTEQRRKNLVDSSSGVVGAIGGAVEENQTSPVVREEMAQIMDRAVGVRCGPCHQTWSDSAGKLLHMYLVHPQLVLNLGLTSCAFCKYSFSSADDINDHHLAYHQRSMLPNGTFRCLCGLVFREDGAYYFHLYYAHKAQRALNVGGEIVCRVCEGRPRLNKIVDLVVHLSDTHTMFDHVRVNDAYICNFCYKAFESWTVLSLHFFMVHKATKSQTLSYDCPYCEGASPWHSLEALQYHLDNVHPARHRKHKVPENSLRSIYMPATHNDAATTPAPAAVSKKRKKVISKTNNPEELPMKKRKKIGRKKAVPDNMRRLDADETLYCICQCPYDEVSDMIGCDNPSCRYQWFHFECVGIMAAPEGNWYCPECTTTLKTIHKPPVVQQQQQQPLQEEHQPHADLYEYYSNYENDQQPSPVVTVQRQRSSSSSSSSSSSSSSSSDSSSSSSSSDSSSEN